DNA from Thermodesulfatator atlanticus DSM 21156:
TTATCTTTGATAAGCGCAGAAATAAAAAAATAGAAGAAATCGCCGCCTCAGAGGAGCTCTACGTCCCCAGGCGGGAAGAAAAAATAGTCCTCATGCCCATTGATGGACGCAGGCTTTTTACTTACTGGCATCTTGATCGCGAGGCCCTTGCCACACGCCTTGGCCGTTTTGCCGCAGGGAAACGCATAACTACTTACATCAAAGTTTTCCATGACTTTTTCGGAAATCTTTACCACCATCCTGACAAAGATGTGGCTGTTGATCTTTCCAGCGCAGACAACTGGTATCTCTGGGTTGATCCTGATAAGGCGTACCGGGTGCAGTTGGTAGCCGTACGTGAAGACGGAAAGCTCCTTGAACTCACCGCTCCTTCGAATCTGGCTCACACTGCCCGCACCGCCCCTGGAGGCGCTCCACCCTCTTACGCCACGCACGAACTTCAGGCAGAACATCCCACGATCCGTCCCATCGAATCCAAAATGGGTACGGCCGAACACTCTATCGGTTACCTTATTTTTCACTTACACGCCCACCTGCCTTATATCAGACGGCGGGTGGTCTATGGAGCTGCAGGCATCTGGCAGCCTTTGGGCTTCCCCGAAGAGTGGTATCACGAAGCCCTGGTGGATACATACATTCCCCTTATCAAAGTTTTTGAAGACTTGTTGAACGAGGGCGTGGACTTCAAACTTTCCATGGACATCTCCCCCACCCTAACCAACATGATGCGCTGTCCTTTGCTTCAGGAGGAGTTCCTGAAATACGTAGAAGGCTTAATAAGCCTTGCCCGGGCAGAGATAGAACGCGTGAGGCGGGAGGCCCCTCATTTTGAAGCCGCGGCCTGGATGCATTTGCGTCGCTTTGAAGAGGCCCGCGAGCTTTTTCTGCGCTACGGAAAAGATCTAACCCAAGCCTTTAGGCGCTTTCAGGATCTTGGCAAACTTGAAATCTCAACCTGTGCCGCCACCCACGGGTTCCTTCCTTTTTATACCATGTATCCTGAAGCAGTCCGCGCACAAATAGAAACCGCGGTGCGGGATTATGAAGCCACCTTTGGGCGCAAGCCCCTGGGGATCTGGCTTCCCGAGTGCGCATACGTGCCCGGGCTTGAAAGGTTCCTTGAAGAATACGGTCTGCGCTACTTTTTCTCCGAAACGCATACGGTTTTAAATGGAGATAGCCCCTCTGAGTTTGGGGTGCATGCTCCGGTATTTGTACGCGGCTCAAACGTTGCAGTTTTTGGCCGCGACCCTGAAACGGGAAAACAGGTCTGGAGCGCAGATGAAGGCTATCCAGGAGATCCGGACTACCTTGATTTTCATATTAAAGGCGGTCCCTTTCGCTATTGCCGCATAACCAATCGCTATACTTTGCAGAAAGAACCTTACAATCCTGACTGGGCCCGGGAAAAGGCCGCCAGGCACGCCCAGCACTTTATGGAATGCCGCAACTTCCGTTTTGAGTACGTGCGCGGCTGGTACTGGAAAAAGCCTTTGTCTGTGGCCACTTACGACGCAGAGCTCTTTGGCCATCACTGGTTTGAAGGGCCACTTTTTATCTATTATTTCCTGAAAAAACTCTACTATGACCAGAACCAAACCGAACTCATTACCCCCAGCGATTACCTGGCACGCCATCCTACTAACCAGGAAATTTTGCCGCCTCCTTCTTCCTGGGGAGATAAAGGCACCTTTGATAAATGGATGTATGGCTCGGTCTCATGGATGTATCGCCATATTCACGAAGCCATTTGTGCTTTACATGAGCTTGCAAAAAAAGCCCCGAATAATGACCCGGTGCTTTCCCAGCTTCTCACCCAGGCTGGCCGCGAAGTCCTCTGGGCTATGAATAGCGACCTTGGCTTTGTAATCTCAAACGGTCATTTTGTGGACAAAATGAAAGAATTTTTCTTCGAGGCCCTTGAGCGCTTTTGGCAACTTTACGAAATGGCAAGAAGACGCATGGATGGGAAATCTTTTGACGAAAGGCTTGCCCAGGAGATCATCTTCACCAGGCCGATTTTTCCGGAACACAATTGGGAAGTCTGGAAAAAACGCTAATTGCCCGGGCGTTTTTTCTTGTTAAGAAGCTGCTGAATTTGTTCTATAAATTCTGTTACGTCCTGGAACTGACGGTAAACCGAGGCAAAACGCACGTAAGCAACCTCGTCCCACTCGTGCAACTTTTCCATGACCTTCTCGCCGATGGTTGTTGAGTGGATTTCCTTTTCGCCGGTTTCTGCAAGCTCTCTTTCAAGCTGGTTAACAAAGGCTTCTATTTGCTCCATGCTAATGGGCCTTTTTTGGCAAGCCTTTTTAAGGCCTTCGATGACTTTTTCTCTGATAAAGGGCTCGCGGCGACCATCGCGCTTAATGATCATGGGAAGCTGTATTTCAGCGCGTTCATAAGTGGTGAAGCGAAAACCACAGGAAAGGCATTCCCTGCGCCTTCTAATGGCTGTGCCGTCTTTGGTAACCCTGCTATCAATAACTTTAGTTTCAAAATGCTGGCAAGAGGGACACTTCATGGCTATTATGATAGCCCTTTCCCTTAAAAAATCAAAATTTTTGGGATCCTCACGCTTCAGTTAGGGGATCCGTTCCTATTTTTCGGAATAAAAATGGGAACGGATCCATGAGACAACTTTCAAGGCTTACAAATGACTAATCGACCTGTGGATTCTTCGGTCACTTCGCTCCCTCAGAATGACACATTACTTTCAGCAACCGTTCCTATTTGCGGGACGAAAAACAGGAATGGTTGCTTGCAGTTGGGCTTGCAACTATAAGCGCGAGAATTTTGCAAAGCTCTTTAAATGTCAATCCTAGAAAAGCGGATCAAAATCGAGTAGAAGTGTTTGTATGATTCGTGCCTTGGCTTCATTTTTACTAGCAATTTCCTACATTTTTCTGGCAGCACATTTTTTAAGGGCTGGTCAAACTATCTTTGCAGGTTTACTTGCCTGTTTACCCCTTGGTCTTTTTTTCAAAAAAAGACAAATAAGACTTGTTTTGAGCCTGGGACTCTATCTTGGCAGCCTTGAATGGGTAAAAACCTACTTATGGCTCAAGAAGTTCTACCAGTTGCACCATATGCCTTTTGATAAGGCTCAACTTATTTTGGGAGTAGTTATCTTTGTGACCCTTATGGCTGCAAATCTAAATCTTTCCATAAGCATTAAGCCCTTAAACAAGGGCTAATGCTTATGGAGCCACTTGCAAATTATAAGGGATCCGTTCCTATCTTCGGAACTAAAACAGGAACGGATCCGAAAACGTTGCAAAGTCTTTTATGAGAATCTCGACCGAACTGAATCCTAGGACGCAAAACAGGCAACACTTAAACGATGTCAAGAGGTTCTAGAGGTTCTAGAGGTTCTAGAGGTTCTAAAGGTTTGGATTGAATGGGTATCGAGAGCACTATTTTTGTCAGTCATTGCGAGCGTGCCGAAGCAATCTCATAAGATCACTTCGGCGACTGCGTCGCCTCGTACGGTGTAGCTGGGACCACGCGGGCATACAACGCCCGAGATTGTTGAGGAGGATCCGTTCCCATTTTCCGTTCCGAAAAATGGGAACGGATCCCTTAAAGCATTATCGATTAAAACATGATCCCATAATAAACAACTCGTTTTGTCATCTTGAGACACCGTTCTTAGCCGAAACTTTGGAGCAGAGGCAGTAGCGCTTTATTCCTCAGTCTGAAAGCGCTTTTTTAGAAGTCTTTCTCTTAAACCAGAACCCAATTGCCAGACCCGCCAACAGTAAAATGCCGGTGGTGGGTTCAGGAACATTGTGCACGTCAATTGCATCAACGTTGTAATCAAGCTCAGGATCAAAAAGAAGGCCCCCATATCCGTTGGCATTTACCCAGTAAATATTATCTCCCACGGGATCGTACGACCCTGGCGCCAGAGAAAAGAGAATTAGATCAGCATCGTAGGGATTATTGGGATCTCCGACTTCAAAATATCTATCAGCATGGACAATGTCAAAAACAACCAGGGCGTCTATCTGGTTTTCATCGGGATCAAACTGACTATCAAGATAAAGCGAAAGTAAGGTGTCGTCGAAATAATGCCAAACAGGATTTACAAAGTCATCGAAATAAACATCTCCTTCGTCAAAATTTCCTGTACCTTCCACTGAAAAATATGCCCCACCATAAGCATGGGTGGGGAAAGGCTCAGGATATGGGGGATAGTGTATGCCGTGCTCAAGGGCATCCAAATCGTAGTCGGCAAGGCCTAGATCATTTTCATCATCATGCACCAAGGAATAGACTTGATGCGGAGCCTGATTGGCAAAATGTCCATCCATACAAACATCCCTTGGGCCTAAATAATTATTTTGAATATCAATAGGAGTGCCACCTACCGTCCATTCGTATATGTCTGAATCTCCGTCTATGGAAAAGGTCATTTTAAAAGTTCCCCAGTAAATGTCTCTAGGAGTGACCGGCGGATGCTGTGCTGTACTAAGAGCATCTAAGTCCTGCGAAGTATTTATGGTGACAATGTCTTTTTCAAAAGTTCCATCTTCGTCTGAATAATAAACATCACCAACTACACCTCCACCATTGGTGTCAGCATCTAGGGAAAAGTATTCTTCCCCGTCCATGGGACCGGCCAAGGAAAAAGAAAACATCCCCGACATCACCAACAAACAAACAAAACTTAAAAAGGAAAATTTTTTCATTTTTGCCCCTCCCGCTTTGTTTAAAAAGCCTTTAGATGCAAAGAGCATGCCAAATATTAAGAATAACTGAAGAAAATAATTAAAAAAACTGATACCTACCTTTTTCCTTCCGTAGGCAAAAGGCTAAAGGCTAAAGGCTAAAGGAGAGTAGGTGTAAGTTGTGAACGGATCCCTAAAAACGTGACTTAGGAAAAGTCCTGAATAGCAAAGTTATCTCAAGAGCAAATAAAATAAGAAAAATTTTTCCATTTTTGAGAAAAAATTTTCTTTTTAATTAGATAAACATTCGTTTTTAATTTCGTCTTTAAGAAAAGAACCAGTCTTAGCGAAAGAGAATTAGGTAACAAGCAGAAAAGTACCAAGAGGGAGTTTCCAAAATTACCGAGCTCGGAATTGCAAGCACAAGTCCGTTACTTTTTCGTTAAAAAATAGGAATGGGTTCCTGGAATAGAAGCAAGGTTTCTAAAACTTATCTACCTGAGACCCGAAGTACTTCTTCAAAAGTAGTCAGGCCTTGGGCTACCTTGCGCAGCCCATCTTGAAAAAGCGAAAGATACCCTCGCTCTTTGGCCCAGGTTTTTAGTTCTTCTTCAGTGGCACGCTGCAAGATTAATCGCTTTAAAGCGCTATCAATGGGAAAAATTTCATAAATGGCAATGCGCCCTAAAAAACCCGTACCTGCACAGCGGGAGCATCCCACTGCCTTACGGTAACGAATCCCATTAGGCCGTGAAGGGAGTTTAGCTATCTCTTCCAGAAAAACCTGCGGGGGTTCAGCTTCTTCAGCACAGGCGTCACAAAGCACCCGTACCAGGCGCTGGGCCACAAAACCAACGGTAGAAGCCGCAATAAGATAGGGCTCAACCCCCATGTCGGTAAGACGCACGGCAGCTCCCAGGGCATCCCGGGTGTGAAGGGTAGAAAAAACAAGGTGCCCGGTAAGGGCAGCCTGAATAGCTATTTCTGCGGTTTCCAGGTCTCTTATTTCTCCCACCAGGATAATATCCGGATCATGACGCAGGATAGACCTAAGGGCCCTTGCAAAGGTGAGCCCTATGTCAGGCTTAATCTGAATTTGATTTATGCCAGGCAATTGATATTCCACCGGGTCTTCAATGGTGATAATTTTTTTGTCAGGCTGGTTTAAAATGGAAAGGGCCGCATAAAGCGTAGTGGTTTTTCCAGAACCAGTAGGTCCGGTTACCAGAATAATGCCGTTTGGCTGGGCTATGAGCTCGCGGAAAAGCTCGTAATGGTCTTTTTCAAGGCCAAGTTTTTCAAGGGAAAGCAGCCCCTTTTCACGCACTAAAAGCCTTAAAACCACCCCTTCGCCATTAACCGTGGGGATAGTGGAAACACGAATGTCAAAATCTTCGCCCCCAACCCGAAAACGAATACGCCCATCCTGAGGTAGCCGGTGCTCAGCAATGTTCAGCCCTGCCATGAGTTTTAAGCGGGAAATAACAGGGGCAGCGAGCTTGCGCGGATGCATGCCTCTTTCGTGCAGGATGCCGTCAATGCGAAAGCGTACCCTTAGCCCCTGGCGGAGGGTCTCAAAATGAATGTCAGTGGCCCGCATCTCCACTGCTTCGCGGATAGTGCGGTTAACAAGCTGGATAACCGGTGCCTCTGAGGCCAGATCCTTTAAGAGCTCAAGGTCTTCAGGCTCATCTTCCAGGGGCTCTTTTTCTATCTCAGGTGGGGCCTCGTAATATTTCTGGATTAGCTCAAAGATGTAGTCTTCATCGGCGAGAAAGACCTCAGGGGCACGACCAAGCTGGCGGGTAAGCATATCAGCTAAAAAGAGATGGTCTTCCCCTGGGATCAGCAAATAAAAATCTTCGCCAAGGTAAAAGGGGAAGCCCTTTACCGCACGCAAAAAAGCGGCCTTAAGACCTTCAACAGGCACAGGGCCTTCTGCACGTTCTTCAAAAAGGGCTTTGTCAAAACGCCGCATTAGTCCCAACTCGTGATGTCGGCATTTTCGCCTTCGCCCCCGGGCTGATTGTCAGCCCCGTATGTCCAGAGGTCATAATCACCGTGTTCCCCGGGT
Protein-coding regions in this window:
- the nrdR gene encoding transcriptional regulator NrdR — encoded protein: MKCPSCQHFETKVIDSRVTKDGTAIRRRRECLSCGFRFTTYERAEIQLPMIIKRDGRREPFIREKVIEGLKKACQKRPISMEQIEAFVNQLERELAETGEKEIHSTTIGEKVMEKLHEWDEVAYVRFASVYRQFQDVTEFIEQIQQLLNKKKRPGN
- a CDS encoding 1,4-alpha-glucan branching protein domain-containing protein, translated to MIIEVARRLTRFSWDEEIHRRVDYPEEDLFLEVYTNENCILSRKVNFLNQTEEVLAPGTYQAKLLRKKKPLLKLTSCFHYTPKVVLVSENERRHHLSISEIDWENIRREIEIGKGLHFGKDTSVFLRILRYEDPETNFPLEEWQRADFKDYFLVLGALRALEFHVCDQKGQKSLKKILRVEVLPQETVAILSEESFKVKEVTGIFLARQVIEPDQVNLKVYWDFTDSFWEDLSRKLLEPRKLTWNDVEVRLEVYARKKEENEFSLFRPEEKRNIGLAKDWIINAVPDDTYFLAKLVIFDKRRNKKIEEIAASEELYVPRREEKIVLMPIDGRRLFTYWHLDREALATRLGRFAAGKRITTYIKVFHDFFGNLYHHPDKDVAVDLSSADNWYLWVDPDKAYRVQLVAVREDGKLLELTAPSNLAHTARTAPGGAPPSYATHELQAEHPTIRPIESKMGTAEHSIGYLIFHLHAHLPYIRRRVVYGAAGIWQPLGFPEEWYHEALVDTYIPLIKVFEDLLNEGVDFKLSMDISPTLTNMMRCPLLQEEFLKYVEGLISLARAEIERVRREAPHFEAAAWMHLRRFEEARELFLRYGKDLTQAFRRFQDLGKLEISTCAATHGFLPFYTMYPEAVRAQIETAVRDYEATFGRKPLGIWLPECAYVPGLERFLEEYGLRYFFSETHTVLNGDSPSEFGVHAPVFVRGSNVAVFGRDPETGKQVWSADEGYPGDPDYLDFHIKGGPFRYCRITNRYTLQKEPYNPDWAREKAARHAQHFMECRNFRFEYVRGWYWKKPLSVATYDAELFGHHWFEGPLFIYYFLKKLYYDQNQTELITPSDYLARHPTNQEILPPPSSWGDKGTFDKWMYGSVSWMYRHIHEAICALHELAKKAPNNDPVLSQLLTQAGREVLWAMNSDLGFVISNGHFVDKMKEFFFEALERFWQLYEMARRRMDGKSFDERLAQEIIFTRPIFPEHNWEVWKKR
- a CDS encoding GspE/PulE family protein, which codes for MRRFDKALFEERAEGPVPVEGLKAAFLRAVKGFPFYLGEDFYLLIPGEDHLFLADMLTRQLGRAPEVFLADEDYIFELIQKYYEAPPEIEKEPLEDEPEDLELLKDLASEAPVIQLVNRTIREAVEMRATDIHFETLRQGLRVRFRIDGILHERGMHPRKLAAPVISRLKLMAGLNIAEHRLPQDGRIRFRVGGEDFDIRVSTIPTVNGEGVVLRLLVREKGLLSLEKLGLEKDHYELFRELIAQPNGIILVTGPTGSGKTTTLYAALSILNQPDKKIITIEDPVEYQLPGINQIQIKPDIGLTFARALRSILRHDPDIILVGEIRDLETAEIAIQAALTGHLVFSTLHTRDALGAAVRLTDMGVEPYLIAASTVGFVAQRLVRVLCDACAEEAEPPQVFLEEIAKLPSRPNGIRYRKAVGCSRCAGTGFLGRIAIYEIFPIDSALKRLILQRATEEELKTWAKERGYLSLFQDGLRKVAQGLTTFEEVLRVSGR
- a CDS encoding PEP-CTERM sorting domain-containing protein, yielding MKKFSFLSFVCLLVMSGMFSFSLAGPMDGEEYFSLDADTNGGGVVGDVYYSDEDGTFEKDIVTINTSQDLDALSTAQHPPVTPRDIYWGTFKMTFSIDGDSDIYEWTVGGTPIDIQNNYLGPRDVCMDGHFANQAPHQVYSLVHDDENDLGLADYDLDALEHGIHYPPYPEPFPTHAYGGAYFSVEGTGNFDEGDVYFDDFVNPVWHYFDDTLLSLYLDSQFDPDENQIDALVVFDIVHADRYFEVGDPNNPYDADLILFSLAPGSYDPVGDNIYWVNANGYGGLLFDPELDYNVDAIDVHNVPEPTTGILLLAGLAIGFWFKRKTSKKALSD